GACCTCATTTAAAACATTACAGAACTAttaagtggcagaatcaggacTCAGGTCTTATAAGGTTAGATTTTGCTTCTACaaaatctctttcattttcacAGTCTATTTTGGGACCTTAGAACCTCTTGCAATAGCCTCCTTTCCTATTTCTTGTCTTTCCTTACTCAAATGTGCATGTGACTGCCAGATTAATATTTCCAATACAAAGGTTTGTTAAGCTTGCCTTTCTCAAAAATCTTTAGTGACTGCCCAATGGAATAAAGCCAAACTGCTTATTATTTTGGTGTTCAGTGTCCACAaccaaaatttatcttttttagtCTTTTCTCACATTATGCCTTTTCATATACCCAACACAAGTCAAATTGGACTTCTTCAAGTGCCTGAAATCTACCAAAATATCTGTTCTTCCATACCCACCCAGCTCACTGCTATGGGAAACTTGCTTTTCTCAGAGGATTGCTCCCTACTGTGGCTTATAGTCCCCTTTCTCAGACATTTATCTCATTCTACTTTGTATATTACAGTTATTGTGCACATAAGGGGCTCATCTCCCCTACTAAGCTAAGCTTGAAGGCAGGAATTCAGCCTTGTACTGATACCCCAGTGCCCAGAGCATAGTGAAAGctttactgaattgaattcagAACTGGGCAATAGATGGGCAGCACCAGGACAGGATGAAGCAGAGTGTTCTGATTGCTCCCCCTACTGGGCCTAAGGCACATCTCAAACACTCATTCTGATGGCAAAAAAGAATGGGTCAAGAATTTGGCTTTTAGTACATGGCCCTGAATGTCCGGACGAAGTCCATTGGAGGCTTCGAGCAAATCAGGGTTTTTCTGCACCCAGCTGATGAGTCTGTTGGCAGCGGTAGCAGAACGGGTAGTCAAGGTCACCCGAGCTGGCGGTATCTGCAGAGGCATTTGCCAGGTACTCATAAAAGTGCCCCACGGGCTGGTCTGCAAAGAAAGGGACAAGGTTAGCCGTTTCTTGTGGCCTACACTCGGGGACCCCCTATCTCCCACACTAGCTCCTTTATCTCTTAGCACTAGAAAAGGACCGGTGAtgaaatgctatctacctcctgacAGATAATGGACCCAATGCAGAGTGAGACATTTTTTGACATAGCcaatgtaagaatttatttttcttgacaatGTGTCTGTGGCAAggattttgttcttcatttttccccatgaagtgggatggagagaaaggcttattaattgaaaaaattaagttaaatttttaaagaaaaaaaatgcttagtTTCATCCTAGGTTGGACATGTAATTTCTTACCCTCTATACAATTTgagcatatacacatacacacacaatctaTCGATCACTAGTTCCTGCCTCCCTTGTTTAAATTTGGGGTGATTAGGTTCAACATATTAGTGAGAACTCTCCCCTACATCCTAAATCAGTATCTTCATAAATACCCATACTAATCTTTAGTGATTCTCTGCTTTTGTTAGCCCTTAAGTTCCACAGAGATCACTTGGGTGTCTCCATATTATACTTATATTCTTTGCTTGGAGTAACTGAGTGAGGAATTGGGGGGGTATTCGTTTTACTGTGTAATTTAGATAAAGCTCTAGTCCTCAAGGTAGTGAGTTGGGGAAGGTGGAAGGACACAGCTCAGTATTATTATATCTCTATCCTGTGGTCTGTCTTCTTCAGGAATAAGGTATCTTACCTTGGAACGGGGAACAGAAGGTAGCAGGTGACCACGATCATTAGCAATGATCTGAGTATAGCCTTCATGGGCTTCAGGGAGCTAGAGGAAAGGCAAGAGAGTATGATagtcaaagaaatggaaactggaaGTAAAGGCCTTAAAATTTGTTAGAAAGATTCACAAGAACTAAAGGAGCAgaagaactagaaaagacctAAGGGAGAGGGGTGAAGGAACCCTTGGGAAAGGGAATGAAGAAGTGGATGAGGAGAGGTATACAAAGTCATACACTAGAGAAGAAATTTGGGGGAAGAGTAAAGGAAGAAGTACCTTTGTGGCTTCTTTGGCCAAGCACCAGTTCTGAAGATATCTTGGTTTAAAACTATTGTTATACTAGGGAAAAACAGAAGATTTTTGAGGGCATGAACAATCTCACTTTTGAATTTGTAATGATGTCCCTAGCATTTAGTATAACACCTAGCAGTcaggcactttgtaaatatttgttggttgatttGGCCATAGTACCTGTGCCCAGAAAACACAGCGCTTCAGATTCCACCCTCAGGCAAAAAAGCTTCTCTGGAGCCCAGAGATCCCAGGCATACAATTTTAGaaatttagagatgagaaaacctaatttcttcattttgcacCGGAGAAAACCGGCATAAAACTATTAAGTGATGTCTCCAGGATTAAAGCTAGTAAAGTAGTGtagctgggactagaacccaagtctctgAACTCCGCTCCCCTAAACTACAGAGAGTACCTTGGCTGTTTACGATGTAATCCTAATCCTACATGCTCAGCCTCTGGagaggcacttttttttttttttgccacccaACACCCACTGAGCGCTAGATGTTCCATGGGACAGGGTGTCCACACACTTGGGGTTCcatctctttgtctgtctttaAGGGTATAGTAAGACCTTGGAGGGGGGCCCAAATCATATGGGACTGTGAAAAGAAAGGGAGGCCAGAAGGAAAGTTACCTGATTAGCACTGTAGTTAGAAGCCATGATCCCACAGTTTCTGCTGTTTACACCTGTTACCTAGCAACTTCAGGGAAGGCAGGCCTTCTGTTATCCCCAACCAGCAGTGACTGTCCGTACCTCCTACCTCCTCGGTCcaatcccttccctccccatcctccttcctttccccagctCTCCTCCAGGAGCTAGACTCAGTAAAGGAGGGCCATGCAGTGGCCGATGAGGAGTAACACAAGGTGAACGCAAACCCCTCCTTGGACTTCCTCTTTATGCGTGTTTGAGTTTTAACAGTTTTCATGTTGTGAATCGGCCTTGTTCTTTCTGAGCCAATTGCCCTTCTTGTCTGTTTTCTCTAGTGCCATTTTTCACATGATGAAGCTTAATTAGATCTCTCCTCAAGCTGTCTGTAATCTTGTTTTACTTttcaccatttaaaaaaactcttagtgtcacttctgagacagaagaacagcaaggactaggcaatcatgcttaagtgactcacccaggatcacacagctaggaagtgtctgaggccaaatttgaacccaggggctCCAGAACCATCTTTCCATTCAGCTatgattttcttttgtcttctgtttttattttttttagctatATACTTAATAACTACCACCAACCAACATAAAACAgttaactaaacaaatgcattcaaaaaaattatgtgcaaaaccacaaactccacattgttcaCTAATGCTCCATTATCCATAGTACTCCCCCCAATataatatagttaccctgttcatcccttccaattatatccattttagccccaactctgtcagagatcatgactgccACCCTTGTCTTTTCTGGATAAGCTGAGGCATCGTATATTCTGCTTCAGCTCCCCAActtcactctatgtgtgtctgtgattttcagtggtttttttttttggtaaacaacacattgtcaggTCCTGGTTTTTCACCCTTTCTGCTATCCATATTCTTCCCATGAGTGAATTCATTTACACTCAATGTCATAATTACTAGTTATtcatttccatctactctgtttcTCCTCACTGCTTGTCACTCTCTTCCTTACTTTCCACTGTTTCCCTCCTTacatgtccaatttcctttgaccagtACTTCCCCAATTCATATCCCTTCCCAAGAATCCTCCATTATCGTCTCCCTTTGCCCTCTGGGTTCTGAATTTGCCCACTTTTCCAAAAGGTCCCTCCCTCTTtaccttttaattattttatccaccttaaaaaaaattccttcctcaTCCCCACAACAATGCATTTCAACTTTTTGATATAAGTTCATGTCTAAAAATCCTTCCTCTATTTTGTCCTAAGAGTACCTTTCTATCCCCTCATCTTACCCTACCACCTCTTGATATGTATTCCCCTCCCAGTCCTTGTCTTACCtcattccccttctctcctctttctgtatacattaagaaaaattttacccTTCTAACtgtgtatgttgttctctctttatcccagttCTGATAAGAGTAGAGTTCTAGTACTACCAGTCCTccaccccctccttcccttcttcatgGAAGTTCCTCTACTTATTTctcctccatatgagatagccattccaTTCCTACCTCCTGCTGGCCTATTCCATTATCTTTCAggctcattccattccatttaccTCAACTTCAAGTATTCTATCCATATACTCTCCTTCTAAATAGCCAAAcaatgatgccattcccagggTCCATAGATGACATTGTTCCA
The window above is part of the Gracilinanus agilis isolate LMUSP501 chromosome 4, AgileGrace, whole genome shotgun sequence genome. Proteins encoded here:
- the CFAP126 gene encoding protein Flattop; its protein translation is MASNYSANQYNNSFKPRYLQNWCLAKEATKLPEAHEGYTQIIANDRGHLLPSVPRSKTSPWGTFMSTWQMPLQIPPARVTLTTRSATAANRLISWVQKNPDLLEASNGLRPDIQGHPHVPAPLRKSEKIKIPRKTPPPKAVQEIPQSPQGSNSPPSRGLPAAASPAPLPLQNQIHSRSNSCSSSSKNSPNSPMSPEACPSYCIEPVGQEIQDRNMESDELQQ